The sequence CTTTATGAAGAATTAAATTAATGTATCTAATATTGTTGAATATTATTTAATTTATTGATACATTTAGGTTATTTTGACAATATAAGCATCCGGATGCATTATGATTAATAACCTTAAGCGCTATAAACCCTGTGCAGTTATATTGAAGTACTCCTTATCTACGCTTTTTTTCATTTCATTTACAGCGACGGCTCATCAATACCAAAAAATCGCTGTTCTGATTGAACAACGTCTCTCTTATATGAAATATGTTGCTAAGTATAAATTTGAAAAACACCTTTCGGTAGAAGATCATACACAAGAAAATAAAGTTATTTTAAATTCTATTAATAAAGCAGAAACTTTAGGCTTGGATAAAAAATCAATAGAGCCTTTTATGATATCCCAAATAAATGCAGCTAAAGCAATTCAGTATCGTTATAAGGCAGATTGGCTATCCATGCCAGAAACTATAAATCAATATGATGACTTGAAGGACATTCGTTTAAAAATTAGTAAATTAAGTGATGACATCTTACTATTAATTGCTAATGAATTAAAAAGAAACGGCCAAATAAAAAATCAGATCTGTTTATATATAAATAAAATCCAGCTACATAATCTTAAAGACGCTGATAAAAAAATAATCTGTTCATCACTGAAGCAAATATCTTTAAAAAATAAAAATTCTAACTAGCAAAACTAATAAAGTCATTAGCAAAATTTTCTATTTAATTTATATTCTTGAGAAAATTAATATGCGTATATCCCCATTAACTGTTTTGCCAGCATATTCATCTGAGAAACTAAGCAATAACGAATATAATACTGACAATTTTAATAATCAATTATTAGAATTTGATGAAATAATTACTTATTCAAACGATATACCATTGAAACAAAAAATAGATTTTAACAGTAAAATTATGGGGTTAATTAATGAAATTGAAAGCTTACATGATAAACATATCAAATCATATAAAAATATTAACCACACTTTTATAAAAGAATTACAAATACTAAAAGTAAAATTTGGTATGGTTGCTATGAAATATGGTGATACTGATTGGGAAAGTCTTGGTCTTTCTCAAGAAATACTTGAAAATAATAATAAATTTTTTAATTCTAATTTATGTTTATTATCATCAGATGAGCAGCAATTACAAAAAATAACGGAAGAAAATAGAAATTATGTCTGGTATTGTTGTTTATATAACTTTGCCCATCAATTAGCCTATGAAAAGGTTGAACCTCCCGCTGATAAGAATA is a genomic window of Arsenophonus apicola containing:
- a CDS encoding chorismate mutase, encoding MINNLKRYKPCAVILKYSLSTLFFISFTATAHQYQKIAVLIEQRLSYMKYVAKYKFEKHLSVEDHTQENKVILNSINKAETLGLDKKSIEPFMISQINAAKAIQYRYKADWLSMPETINQYDDLKDIRLKISKLSDDILLLIANELKRNGQIKNQICLYINKIQLHNLKDADKKIICSSLKQISLKNKNSN